In the genome of Sander lucioperca isolate FBNREF2018 chromosome 18, SLUC_FBN_1.2, whole genome shotgun sequence, the window GTAATGCATGGTAATCCTTACAGGCATACATATAATGATATGTGCAAGAGAAGAAGCACCAGATTtgtaaaggaatagtttgacattttgggaagtttgcttatttgctttctggcCATAAGTCAAATGAGAAGATCGCTTTTTTGGTGTGAATTAAACAAACCAGACATCACGTTTTAATTAATAATCTTTTGAGATGTTAgaggtgcattttttttttaacttttggacagagccaggctagctgtttccacctgtttccagtctttatgctaagctaaactaactgACTGCTGGCTCCAACTTCATATTGAACAAACAGATACGAGAATGGTATCAATCTCAATTAGCAACAAAGCAAATAAGTTTATTTACCAAAATGCAAAGCTATCCTTAACAAGAACTGGAAAAATAAATGCTTAAAATAACTTAGAAAGGAGGAAACTGTGACCTATAAATGTCAGAATGTATTAGATTTTATTGAGCAGTTAAACAAACAACTCCTGTGGCTAACTCCTAGTAGAGTCTTCTAGAACTGTTTATATGGATGTCAACTAAGACAGTAACAGTTATAATTGTGGATCTCTAAGACATAGCATTGGTTGTCCAATACCATTGCACTGTGCAAAGCTTGTAATATATTAACTCTTTACTGCATACTTCctgattatttctgttttatatccTTTTGTAGTTCTGCAGTTGCCTCCTCTGtgtagaagtaaaaaaaaagcatagtcttacatatttgtttttttatttctcactGGGTGTTATGTATTCATCCAGCCATCCATCTTCTGAAAAGAGCTAGATTAGACAGTtgcatttaatttataataagttAGTTATTATTGGAGGATTGAGGCCAcagtcagtttgtttttgctgagCTGTTACAACAGAAATTGCAAAAATGCTGTAGTTTGGCTATAAAATCTCTGACTTTGAGCCAAAAATGAACACGATGATACACAAATCATTTACATTTGTAGGAGAATCTGGTCCTGGCTCTAAACTCAGCCTCAGCGATCGGCTGTATGGTGGTGAGCATTGACGCCCATGATCTGATGGCTGGGAAACCCCATTTAGTCCTGGGACTGCTCTGGCAGATTATCAAGGTTGGCCTTTTTGCTGATATAGAAATCAGCAGGAACGAAGGTCAGcaacaaacacccacacacgcaATACAATAACTTCACAGTTACTGTACACCATTACTGCACAGTAGTTGGAAAGTAGTTTTTATTCTAAACATGAATGTCATTATTTGTAAAAGAACAGGTTTGAAGttaagccccccccccaaaaaaaatattatattataaataaaatattaatatatattaaaactACTACGTTCAATGGACACTGCTAAACTAACAGCATGTGTGTCTCCAGGTCTAATGGCCCTTCTGACAGACAATGAGAGTCTGGAACATCTGATGTCGCTCTCCCCTGAGGAGCTGCTGCTTCGCTGGGTCAACTATCATCTAAGAAACGCAGGAACAAGCACCATCAGCAACTTCAGTGAAGACATTAAGGTCCcctacagagaaacacacacacacacacacacacacacacacacacacacacacacacacacaattacaccaACACAAGAGTGTAACCCCTTCTTGTACTGTACCACTGCAGGACTCGCGAGCCTACTTCTACCTGTTGGACCAGATTGCTCTCCAAGACGACTATAAAATGAGTGTCAAGATTGACATGAGCGGCCTCAATGTGAGTCGGCTTGTTTTTGCAAAGTTCTCAAATCACAGTGGATAATGTCAAATGTGAAGGTGACAGAGTTGTGAACCAGAAACTGATggaaatgatagaaattaataattatttttaaggGTTTATTGTTAATTCTGATGTAAGGTTTTGTTTCAACTTTAAAATGCTATTTGTAGATctttgcatctctctctctgctttataTTATCCTGCAGATGTACATCAATTAAACTAAATGAAGTGACCTTCCTATTGGATTTTGCTAtgattatacatatatatatatatatatatatatgcagcgTCTGTACCGTGCATGTACACATGTCTGTTTTATGTGGTATGTGAAGGAGCGTGATTTGGACCAAAGGGCTGAGCTAATGCTGCAACAGGCGGCCCGGCTAGACTGCAGACAGTTTGTTTCTCCTCATGACGTCACATCTGGGAACAGCAAACTCAACATGGCCTTCGTAGCGAACCTGTACAACATGCATCCTGGTTTGCAGAAGGCTCAGATCAACGGCAACGGCATAGAGACTGCACACATAGAGCGTGAGACACATCCCTcactaaaaacatattttgtccaATATGATCAGGCTGCATTATGTCATGGTCTTGAGGCTGCTCATTGCTTTTCTATCAACCCAAAATTAAAATCAAGTCATCAAAtggtgacacaaacacacactcagtccAGAATGTGCACCATAATGATGAATGTGCATAGACACACAAGTTATACAGTAAACccaataaaaaagtcaaaagaaaataaatgtttcaaGGTGTGACAAGTTATGGCAGCCATAAatccatatatactgtatgtaaactATAGCTGAACCTAAAGCATCCCTATCTGGTGACAGTAACTGTAATCCGAACAGCTGGTAGAGTAGGTGATGGTGTTTATCATGTCTTCATGTCTTTCCAGCTGAATCCAACGAAGAGAAAACATTTCGAAACTGGATGAACTCTCTTGGTGTTTCTCCATATGTCAACCACCTATACTGGTATGTCATCAGTTACAcatcagggtgtgtgtgtgtgtgtgtgtgtgtgtgtgtgtgtgtgtgtgtgtgtgtgtgttaatcttATCAAGGAGGGGGATGGATGATTAACATTCCTACAGTTACCTATTTATACCAAGTACAACCAGTAATGAGGGCAATTTGAAGATGTAGGCGAGCAACATCAGTGTCCTCTTTTGGTAATTACGTTCACAAATTggcttttatttagtttaacaCTTAccatttatttctatttattttatttcaattttgaAATTACATATTTGATGCGCTCTTGTGAGTATAGTCATTGTTTTATATAGTTTAGTGCAGTTCTTATGCACTACTCTAAACTTATTTTTGAAAGGTGTcataaaaataaagattattgttattatagtaGTATTTGTATTAGTATTCTACTGGTAGACATTGAGCAGGGAGTTGAACAGGGTGCCTTGCCCAAGGGTTACAGCTGAAATAGTATTGTTATTACttcatttttacacattttcacAGCTTCTGTTAACAGCCTCCAAATCTAAAATTGACCATCAATTTACTTAATGTTGTTCTCTGTCTTACTTTGTCCCTTCAGACTTCAGAACCTTAATCTCATCTTATAATAAGTGACATGAAACAAGCTATAGCAAGGATTTTGAGTGCATGTGAATCTGGTGGGGACATTTCAAATGCCACATTGATTTATTGGACCAAAAGTAATCAAATGTAAACATATTGAGTCCTAAATAGACTGGACTTAGCCCGTAAAGTATCCACAAAGTATTAAACGCTTCAGCAAGAACCCAATTTTTTTGTGCACAAGCCTGAAAATAAGGTTACTCTTTGATGTTTACTATCGAAAAGCCACAATATGTTATACCTTAGTTAGTTAGAATTAGTGATACTAAACCAAACTTAGCATGGTATAAATCTTAAATATTTTCTTacctatttttttcttcttctatgaTTCTTTTTTGTATGCATTcctgttgcaaaaaaaaagcaactgttGCTGCAGTGACACTTGTTTTCCTCACTTTCTCTGTGTTCTATCTTCTGCAGTGACCTGTGTGATGGTTTGGTGATCATGCAGCTTTATGAGAAGGTTGATGTGCCGGTGAACTGGAAGAAAGTCAACAACCCACCTTATCCTGTTCTAGGGGCCAATATGAAGAAGGTGTCCACattataagttattattattattattattattattattattattaaagaaataaagctggtgaacaccaaagaaaaacattttgatgacaaaataaaataaaataaacattgtttttctttgcaTATCTTAGCTGGAGAACTGCAACTATGCTGTGGAGCTGGGCAGGGATGTGGCTCACTTCTCTCTGGTTGGCATCGGAGGAGAAAACTTGAATGAGGGGAGCCGAATGCACACCCTGGCGCTGATCTGGCAGCTGATGAGGAGGTATATACATGCACTGTCCAAAGCTGTGGGACATGTTATTTGCTGTAGTAAACTGTTTGGGAAAGACAGACTGTCCATTTCAAATCAATTTTAGTGTTTTGGATACAACAGGTCCCTGTACAGTTTGAGTTATCCATCCTGCTTGTTATCCTTCAGGTACACAGTGCAGGTGTTGTCAGATCTGGGTGATGGAGAGAAGGTCGGAGATCAGATCATCCTCAGCTGGGTCAACACCACCTTGAGCCAGAAACGAAAAGATACACAGATCAGCAGCTTCAAGGTGTGTgcgtgcaggtgtgtgtgtgtgtgtgtgtgtgtatgtgtgtgtttgtgtgtgcgtgttgtaTTTGATTAAACTCAAGGCTGCATTTGACCCTCTTTCCTTGTCTTCTGCAGGACAAACTGATCAGCACCAGTCTGCCAGTGATTGACCTGATCGACGTCATTGCTCCCAGTACCGTCAAGTGGGACATggtgaagagaggagagaaaggatGGCTGAAGGATGCTGATAAACTCAACAACGCAAAGTAAAAGACAAAATTTCGacacttttttctctcttctcgcAACTTTGTATTTGTCACTAGATCGAAGACTCCaaactgctctctctttctgtcccttTCCCAGGTATGCAATCTCATTGGCTCGTAAGATCGGAGCTCGTGTCTACGCGCTGCCTGAGGATTTGGTGAAAGTGAATCCCAAGATGGTGATGACGCTGTTCGCCTCCCTCATGGGCCACGGTTTGAAAAAGGCCAAACGCTGAAACGGACATGAACAAAACACCTGGAAACCAACCACCAATATACGTTTT includes:
- the LOC116057694 gene encoding plastin-1-like — translated: MKVYKEEAKMENHVTQISRDDLEELREAFNRIDIDNSGFVSDFELQELFREASFSLPGYKVREIMETFIAGDTNKDEKISFEEFVSIYQELKSKEFSETFRKTITRRDGIRSFGGTSGNSSEGTQHSYSDEEKVAFVNWINKALAKDPDCQHLLPMNPDDESLFTSVRDGILLCKMINLSQPDTIDERVINTKKLATFTMTENLVLALNSASAIGCMVVSIDAHDLMAGKPHLVLGLLWQIIKVGLFADIEISRNEGLMALLTDNESLEHLMSLSPEELLLRWVNYHLRNAGTSTISNFSEDIKDSRAYFYLLDQIALQDDYKMSVKIDMSGLNERDLDQRAELMLQQAARLDCRQFVSPHDVTSGNSKLNMAFVANLYNMHPGLQKAQINGNGIETAHIEPESNEEKTFRNWMNSLGVSPYVNHLYCDLCDGLVIMQLYEKVDVPVNWKKVNNPPYPVLGANMKKLENCNYAVELGRDVAHFSLVGIGGENLNEGSRMHTLALIWQLMRRYTVQVLSDLGDGEKVGDQIILSWVNTTLSQKRKDTQISSFKDKLISTSLPVIDLIDVIAPSTVKWDMVKRGEKGWLKDADKLNNAKYAISLARKIGARVYALPEDLVKVNPKMVMTLFASLMGHGLKKAKR